A section of the Oryza sativa Japonica Group chromosome 1, ASM3414082v1 genome encodes:
- the LOC107276638 gene encoding protein TOO MANY MOUTHS, which yields MVASALSATAAATVVVAVVAVLVAVCRGEFTVVVPDSSSSAALVNAPQTGLSDRARTDPAEQRAVQEVMAATGNGWASGIADVCRGRWHGIECVPDRGEVYHVVSLSFGALSDDTAFPACDAARATLSPAVLALPHLRSLFFYRCFTANPQPVPAFLGRLGPAFRSLVLRENGHVGAIPPELGNLTALRVLDLHGNNLTSAIPATVQSLAHLQLLDLSYNQLAGEVPPFKFQHLSILDLSHNALQGGVPASLGQCRSLLKFDLSQNRFAGTIPDALGDLSDLILLDLSHNALSGPIPAALGRLSSLRSLILGDNRMQFTTVPGDIFAGLRALTTLVLSGMGLEGSLPESIGELGHLRVLRLDNNEFTGVIPASFRRLERASELRVDGNRLVGPIPFGKQMMWRLGKKLRVGGNEGLCYDAKQQGLEGVVALAGVADCDSVRSRTTQHLGGRLRNTGGLPAAAAAAPSVGVGAGVCVGSWHVFVGVLVSLHLARL from the coding sequence ATGGTGGCCTCTGCGCtctccgcgacggcggcggcgacggtggtggtggccgtcgTGGCGGTGCTGGTTGCGGTGTGCAGGGGGGAGTTCACGGTGGTGGTGCcggactcgtcgtcgtcggcggcgctgGTGAACGCGCCGCAGACGGGGCTGTCGGACCGGGCGCGCACCGATCCGGCGGAGCAGCGCGCGGTGCAGGaggtgatggcggcgacggggaaCGGGTGGGCGTCGGGCATCGCCGACGTGTGCCGCGGGCGGTGGCACGGCATCGAGTGCGTGCCCGACCGCGGGGAGGTGTACCACGTCGTGTCGCTCTCCTTCGGCGCGCTCTCCGACGACACCGCCTTCCCGGCGTGCGACGCGGCGCGGGCCACGCTGTCGCCGGCCGTGCTCGCGCTGCCGCACCTCAGGTCGCTCTTCTTCTACCGATGCTTCACGGCCAACCCGCAGCCCGTCCCGGCGTTCCTCGGCCGCCTCGGCCCGGCGTTCCGTTCGCTGGTGCTCCGGGAGAACGGCCACGTCGGGGCGATCCCGCCGGAGCTCGGGAACCTGACGGCGCTGCGGGTGCTCGACCTCCATGGCAACAACCTCACATCCGCCATCCCAGCCACCGTCCAGTCCCTCGCGCACCTCCAGCTTCTCGACCTGAGCTACAAccagctcgccggcgaggtgcCACCCTTCAAGTTCCAGCACCTAAGCATCCTGGACCTCAGCCACAACGCGCTGCAGGGCGGCGTCCCGGCGAGCCTAGGGCAATGCCGTTCGCTGCTCAAGTTCGACCTCAGCCAGAACCGCTTCGCCGGCACGATCCCCGACGCGCTCGGCGACCTGTCCGACCTCATCCTGCTCGACCTCAGCCACAACGCGCTGTCCGGCCCGATCCCGGCGGCGCTCGGCAGGCTGTCGTCGCTGCGGTCGCTCATCCTCGGCGACAACCGGATGCAGTTCACGACGGTCCCCGGCGACATCTTCGCCGGGCTCAGGGCGCTGACGACGCTGGTCCTCTCCGGCATGGGGCTGGAAGGGTCGTTGCCGGAGTCGATCGGGGAGCTGGGCCACCTCCGGGTGCTGCGGCTGGACAACAACGAGTTCACCGGGGTGATCCCGGCGAGCTTCCGGCGGCTGGAGCGGGCGAGCGAGCTCCGCGTGGACGGCAACCGGCTGGTGGGGCCGATCCCGTTCGGGAAGCAGATGATGTGGCGGCTAGGCAAGAAGCTCCGCGTCGGCGGCAACGAGGGGCTCTGCTACGACGCCAAGCAGCAGGGCCTTGAGGGCGTCGTCGCGCTGGCCGGCGTCGCCGACTGCGACAGCGTCAGGAGCCGCACGACGCAGCACCTGGGAGGCCGCCTGAGGAACACCGGcggcttgccggcggcggcggctgctgctcccagcgtcggcgtcggcgcgggcgtTTGTGTCGGGAGTTGGCACGTTTTCGTCGGCGTTCTCGTGTCGCTGCACCTTGCGAGGTTGTAA